DNA sequence from the Trueperaceae bacterium genome:
CATCAGGGATCGACGACTCGTCGTTCACGTGTGCTCCTTCCGCTGCATGCCAGCCTGACTCCCTCCGCTACCGTTCGAGGGTGCCGCCCCGTTGGCGTGAGGCTACGCTTGCGCTACGACAAGCAGCGTCGCAGCCGGCTACGGCGGATGTTCGGATGAGTCGAATCTTGCGAGAAGGCCGTAAGATCTGGCAGTCGCGCACGAATCGGTTCATGAGGTCCCGGGTGCGTTCGGGGCGGCTGCAGTCGCGGTGAGGTTCGGCGCGCAGGAGCGCGTCGATCCACTCGCGGTGGATGTCGGCGCTCCAGCGTGCGCGGTATATGCCGGTGGTGGCGAGTTGCACGAGCACCTCCCGGATAGGGGCTGGGTAGAGGACGTTGGCGTCCAGGAGTGCGGTGTAGGCCACGTTCCTCAGTACCCGTAGCCTTGTTCTTGGGCTTCGCGAGCAAGCTCGTCGAGGACGGCTTGGCGCTCCTGGTCGTCGCGGGCCTTGTAGGCCATGAGGTCTTCCATGAGGATCCGCCGGTGCTTGCCTACCTTGCGGTGGGGGATCTTGTTCTCTTCTAGGAGCTTGATGAGGTAAGGGCGGGAGACGTTAAGGATGTCGGCGGCTTGGACGGTGGTGAGCTCGGCGTTCTCGAGGATCAGGGTGACGCCGCGGCCGGCGGCCATAGCCTCGAGGA
Encoded proteins:
- a CDS encoding helix-turn-helix domain-containing protein gives rise to the protein MALISQRQMPPTPQDAALARTFGQVLAPYAKTDRPVKVRIAEDHNEQALELPAGAVALLMDVLEAMAAGRGVTLILENAELTTVQAADILNVSRPYLIKLLEENKIPHRKVGKHRRILMEDLMAYKARDDQERQAVLDELAREAQEQGYGY